In the genome of Isoalcanivorax indicus, one region contains:
- the ubiE gene encoding bifunctional demethylmenaquinone methyltransferase/2-methoxy-6-polyprenyl-1,4-benzoquinol methylase UbiE: protein MADDKTTHFGFQEVPWQDKASRVAGVFRSVAPKYDLMNDLMSMGIHRAWKRFTLELAGVRPGHRVLDLAGGTGDLAMKFSRLVGDTGEVVLADINEAMLGVGRDRLFDAGCAHNTRVAQVNAEALPFADNSFNCITIAFGLRNVTDKDKALKSMLRVLKPGGRLLVLEFSKPIHKPLSKLYDIYSFNVLPRLGKAIADDAESYQYLAESIRMHPDQQTLKGMMEAAGFARCDYFNMTGGIVALHRGFKV, encoded by the coding sequence ATGGCTGACGACAAGACCACCCACTTCGGCTTCCAGGAAGTCCCCTGGCAGGACAAGGCCAGCCGGGTGGCGGGCGTATTCCGCTCCGTGGCGCCCAAGTACGACCTGATGAACGATCTGATGTCCATGGGCATCCATCGGGCCTGGAAGCGCTTCACCCTCGAACTCGCAGGCGTGCGCCCCGGCCATCGGGTGCTGGATCTGGCGGGCGGCACCGGCGATCTGGCCATGAAGTTCTCGCGCCTGGTGGGCGACACGGGCGAGGTGGTGCTGGCGGACATCAACGAGGCCATGCTGGGGGTCGGCCGCGACCGGCTGTTCGATGCTGGCTGCGCCCACAATACCCGCGTGGCGCAGGTGAATGCCGAGGCGCTGCCGTTTGCCGACAACAGCTTCAACTGCATCACCATCGCCTTCGGCCTGCGCAATGTCACCGACAAGGACAAGGCGCTCAAGTCCATGCTCCGGGTGCTCAAGCCGGGCGGGCGCCTGCTGGTGCTGGAGTTTTCCAAGCCGATCCACAAGCCGCTGTCGAAGCTCTACGACATCTATTCCTTCAATGTATTGCCCCGCCTGGGCAAGGCCATTGCTGACGACGCCGAGAGCTACCAGTACCTGGCGGAATCGATCCGCATGCACCCGGACCAACAGACCCTGAAGGGCATGATGGAAGCCGCCGGCTTTGCCCGCTGCGACTATTTCAACATGACCGGCGGCATCGTCGCCCTGCATCGCGGGTTCAAGGTATGA
- a CDS encoding AarF/UbiB family protein, giving the protein MTLPVGRMLFVLHIACRYRLATLLPAHPLRPLVIALMYLVPSSWFGPRDLSEGERLQQALDRLGPIFIKFGQLLATRRDLLPPDWTDALARLQDQVAPFPVAQARARIEAELGQPIEIVFSRFDDAPLASASIAQVHSGALQDGTEVVAKIRRPGLERIVRRDLAVMRFGATWLERLWADARYFRPRRVVEDYVGIIHGELDLTAEARNSETMRRQFLFSPLLFIPPIHMQYTTERLLVMDRIHGIPVNDIERIKAAGIDPKRLAERGVEIFFAQVFRYNLFHADMHPGNIFVNPDKPDAPQYMAVDAAIAGRLGKDDLDILGRLVLAVMREDYGTLVDVVIRAGWTTVPVDRHRFEQSVRAIVEPIRTMPLDQLEFAPLVMKLFDMARSFHIEAPVQYILLMKTLVHIEGLGRSIYPQLDIWATGRPLLEAWMMDNYGPTATLKKLQARAPEWAAQLPDMPDMLRDAMENLRRLPYQQQQLAARLGEQQTRHRRKLLGGLAGLGLLGGSLLLASGAGAGVGAACGVLLTAWALRR; this is encoded by the coding sequence ATGACCCTGCCTGTCGGGCGGATGCTGTTTGTGCTGCATATCGCATGCCGTTACCGCCTCGCCACCCTGTTGCCCGCGCACCCCTTGCGACCACTGGTCATCGCCCTGATGTATCTGGTGCCCTCCAGCTGGTTCGGCCCCCGCGATCTGTCCGAGGGCGAGCGGTTGCAGCAGGCGCTGGATCGCCTCGGGCCGATCTTCATCAAGTTCGGTCAGCTGCTGGCCACGCGCCGCGATCTGTTGCCGCCGGACTGGACCGACGCCCTGGCACGCCTGCAGGACCAGGTCGCCCCCTTCCCGGTGGCGCAGGCCCGCGCCCGGATTGAAGCCGAACTGGGGCAGCCTATCGAGATCGTCTTCAGTCGCTTTGACGATGCCCCTCTGGCGTCGGCGTCCATCGCCCAGGTGCACAGTGGCGCATTGCAGGACGGCACCGAAGTGGTGGCCAAGATCCGCCGCCCCGGGCTCGAGCGCATCGTACGCCGCGATCTGGCGGTAATGCGCTTTGGTGCCACCTGGCTGGAACGCCTGTGGGCCGATGCGCGCTATTTCCGGCCGCGCCGGGTGGTGGAGGACTACGTCGGCATCATTCATGGCGAGTTGGACCTGACCGCTGAAGCGCGCAACAGCGAGACCATGCGCCGCCAGTTCCTGTTCAGCCCCCTGCTGTTCATTCCGCCGATCCACATGCAATACACCACCGAGCGCCTGCTGGTGATGGACCGCATCCACGGCATCCCGGTGAACGATATCGAGCGCATCAAGGCCGCCGGCATCGACCCGAAACGGCTGGCCGAGCGGGGCGTGGAGATCTTCTTTGCCCAGGTCTTCCGCTACAACCTGTTCCACGCCGACATGCACCCCGGCAACATCTTCGTCAATCCGGACAAGCCCGACGCGCCGCAGTACATGGCCGTGGATGCCGCCATCGCCGGGCGACTGGGCAAGGACGACCTGGATATCCTCGGCCGCCTTGTGCTGGCGGTGATGCGCGAGGACTACGGCACCCTGGTGGACGTGGTGATTCGCGCAGGCTGGACCACGGTGCCGGTAGATCGGCACCGCTTCGAGCAGTCGGTGCGCGCCATCGTCGAGCCGATCCGCACCATGCCGCTGGATCAACTGGAGTTCGCGCCGCTGGTGATGAAGCTGTTCGACATGGCGCGCAGCTTCCATATCGAGGCGCCGGTGCAATACATCCTGCTGATGAAGACACTGGTGCATATCGAGGGACTGGGGCGCAGCATCTACCCGCAACTCGATATCTGGGCCACCGGCCGGCCGCTGCTGGAAGCCTGGATGATGGACAACTACGGGCCCACGGCCACCCTGAAGAAGCTCCAGGCCCGGGCACCGGAATGGGCCGCACAGCTGCCGGACATGCCCGACATGCTGCGCGACGCGATGGAGAATCTGCGCCGCTTGCCTTACCAGCAGCAGCAACTGGCGGCACGCCTGGGCGAGCAGCAGACCCGACATCGGCGCAAGCTGCTCGGCGGCCTGGCCGGGCTTGGCCTGCTGGGCGGCAGCCTGCTGCTGGCCAGCGGCGCGGGCGCGGGCGTCGGCGCCGCCTGCGGGGTACTGCTGACCGCCTGGGCGCTGCGCCGCTGA
- a CDS encoding ubiquinone biosynthesis accessory factor UbiJ, whose product MTLEHQAQPPGLLETLLLASIERAVNTALRHDPASQQRLAEHAGRLVSVSLRVPAREVFVLIVEDGIECYHSSEADADVSVRGGPLDLAAEFLGWDSAPGLIGGPINIRGDRELLQALTAIVRDLDIDWGALFAPLLGNELAQQVDYGARRLFSWARESLDRLARQGSDYLANESGLLPSRTALREFGHDVEELHLATERLEARIQRLMQRRQEQAGSNDQ is encoded by the coding sequence ATGACGCTGGAGCATCAGGCGCAGCCACCGGGGCTGCTGGAGACACTGTTGCTGGCCAGCATCGAGCGCGCCGTGAACACCGCGTTGCGCCATGACCCGGCCAGCCAGCAGCGGCTGGCCGAGCATGCCGGTCGTCTGGTGTCGGTCAGTTTGCGCGTGCCCGCTCGCGAGGTGTTTGTGCTGATCGTCGAGGATGGCATCGAGTGCTATCACAGCAGCGAAGCCGACGCGGATGTCAGCGTGCGGGGCGGACCGCTGGATCTGGCGGCCGAGTTTCTCGGCTGGGACAGCGCACCCGGCCTGATTGGCGGCCCCATCAACATTCGTGGTGACCGGGAGTTGCTGCAGGCGCTGACCGCCATCGTTCGTGATCTGGATATTGACTGGGGCGCGCTGTTTGCACCGTTGCTGGGTAACGAGCTCGCGCAGCAGGTGGACTATGGCGCGCGACGGCTGTTCAGCTGGGCCCGGGAAAGCCTCGACCGGCTGGCCCGCCAGGGCAGCGATTATCTGGCCAACGAAAGCGGCCTGCTGCCATCGCGCACTGCGCTACGCGAGTTCGGCCATGACGTCGAGGAGCTGCATCTGGCCACGGAACGCCTGGAAGCCCGCATCCAGCGGCTGATGCAACGCAGGCAAGAACAGGCCGGGAGCAACGATCAATGA